In Nostoc sp. CENA543, a single genomic region encodes these proteins:
- the hetF gene encoding cell division protein HetF — translation MTQEFHISVTPVGQNDYLVRTEKVATGVPLAEELVNWPVNDWLAMASHLMNDPLKIVLQGETIASGAIANNSVNLVALGQQLYQALFQGTLRDSWITAQGIAQNQQQVLRLRLGLKDNRLARLPWEVMHAGDRPLATGPYVAFSRFQSGISPASGVPSNNRPQLPEDGVIRVLMVLASPSDQASLNLLKQEAIKLQAELHRQLPRSLNGGYYLPEIELTLLDQPGREELTQALEQGRFHVLHYSGHSNLGPNGGEIYLVSNRTGLTETLSGDDLAGLLVNNNIKMAVFNSCWGTYTATSGIPRDSWERNLTESLVKRGIQSVLAMSERIPDEVALTLTQLFYRNLSQGYPVDLCVSRVRQGLISAYGSPQLYWALPILYLHAEFNGFLYPKTTNDNHTDALAEYSPPVSNNSLPAVGYSAVVDEPDMSVPIEGTIPSELARDNSGLDWLGEDTWGDLVDEIEYDDPTYAEDYAFVSDIFRQLEQPITENEVAEAQPPSPPPKPNQTASETPVNAAPKEPESPNLVPVTKNASSQSVSKVHNFRPASSKKRQRRQKSPILAMVGVGAIAFIVSFALLWQIRQSSIRKTPPIPSPTQTSQTPTDIQQMSTDMVTTVATSKLNQGELEAGLAAVEELLNRNALDNAEIALNLISRQDIQKPAVNFLRGRLAWQSLKRENTKYSIDDVRRYWDNAVRGNPDSSEYQNALGFAYYMEGNLNQANASWLQALSSALATQNSDFQAQLPPEALTSYAGLALGMYKSARSFTGNRRTQYLKEAIKLRQTVLQQDPLNFQAEKLGNNWLWTERTIADWRSLLRQEEITEN, via the coding sequence GTGACCCAGGAATTCCATATTTCCGTGACACCAGTAGGGCAGAATGACTATTTGGTGCGGACGGAAAAAGTAGCGACAGGGGTGCCATTGGCAGAGGAATTAGTGAATTGGCCGGTGAATGATTGGCTGGCTATGGCTAGTCATCTGATGAATGACCCCCTAAAAATAGTCTTACAGGGAGAGACGATCGCATCTGGTGCGATCGCTAATAACTCTGTAAACTTAGTGGCATTGGGACAACAACTTTATCAAGCCCTGTTTCAAGGCACACTCAGAGATAGTTGGATTACAGCTCAAGGAATTGCCCAAAATCAACAACAAGTGCTACGGCTAAGATTAGGGCTGAAGGATAATAGATTAGCACGCCTACCGTGGGAAGTCATGCACGCAGGCGATCGCCCCCTGGCTACAGGCCCCTATGTTGCGTTTTCTCGCTTCCAAAGTGGCATTTCTCCCGCCTCTGGTGTTCCTTCTAATAATCGGCCTCAACTCCCAGAAGACGGTGTGATTCGAGTGTTGATGGTACTAGCCTCCCCTTCCGATCAGGCTAGTTTAAATTTACTCAAACAAGAAGCCATCAAACTACAAGCGGAATTACACCGTCAACTACCTAGATCCTTAAATGGCGGTTATTATCTCCCAGAAATTGAACTCACTTTGTTAGATCAACCAGGAAGAGAGGAGTTAACCCAAGCTTTAGAACAAGGTAGATTTCATGTCCTCCATTATTCAGGGCATAGTAATTTAGGGCCAAATGGTGGGGAAATCTATCTAGTCAGCAATAGAACAGGCTTGACAGAAACCCTCAGTGGTGATGATTTAGCAGGTTTATTAGTTAACAACAATATTAAAATGGCGGTATTTAATTCCTGTTGGGGAACATATACTGCTACTAGCGGCATTCCTAGAGATTCTTGGGAACGTAATCTGACAGAAAGTTTAGTCAAGCGGGGTATTCAAAGCGTTTTGGCGATGTCAGAAAGAATTCCTGATGAAGTCGCACTGACACTTACCCAATTGTTTTATCGCAACCTTAGCCAAGGCTATCCTGTAGATTTATGCGTGAGTCGTGTTCGTCAAGGGTTAATTTCGGCCTATGGTTCGCCTCAGCTGTATTGGGCATTACCGATTTTATATCTCCATGCAGAATTTAACGGTTTTCTCTATCCCAAAACTACTAATGACAATCATACAGATGCCCTTGCAGAATATAGTCCACCTGTGAGCAATAATTCCCTGCCGGCTGTGGGTTATTCTGCTGTGGTTGATGAACCTGATATGTCTGTACCCATTGAAGGGACAATTCCTTCGGAGTTAGCCCGTGACAATTCTGGTTTAGATTGGTTAGGAGAAGATACTTGGGGTGATTTAGTCGATGAAATCGAGTACGATGATCCCACCTATGCTGAAGATTATGCTTTTGTTTCTGATATCTTTCGTCAGTTAGAACAGCCAATCACGGAAAACGAAGTCGCAGAAGCACAGCCACCAAGTCCACCACCCAAACCTAATCAAACTGCGTCAGAAACTCCTGTTAATGCAGCACCCAAAGAACCAGAGTCACCCAATTTAGTACCTGTGACTAAAAATGCTAGCTCTCAAAGTGTATCCAAGGTGCATAATTTCCGCCCTGCATCGTCAAAAAAACGTCAACGCCGTCAAAAAAGCCCAATATTAGCGATGGTTGGTGTAGGTGCGATCGCTTTTATAGTATCTTTTGCTTTGTTGTGGCAAATTCGCCAATCCTCCATACGCAAAACTCCCCCTATTCCTTCCCCGACTCAAACTAGTCAGACTCCTACAGATATTCAGCAAATGTCTACAGACATGGTAACAACTGTTGCCACCAGCAAATTAAATCAAGGTGAATTAGAAGCAGGGTTAGCAGCTGTAGAAGAATTACTAAATCGCAATGCGCTAGATAATGCGGAAATAGCTTTGAATTTAATTTCTCGCCAGGACATTCAAAAACCTGCTGTTAACTTTCTCAGAGGCCGATTAGCTTGGCAATCTCTCAAGCGAGAAAACACAAAATATAGCATTGACGATGTGCGTCGTTATTGGGACAATGCTGTGCGGGGAAATCCCGACTCATCTGAATATCAAAATGCTTTAGGTTTTGCCTATTATATGGAAGGCAACTTAAACCAAGCTAATGCTTCTTGGCTACAGGCTTTAAGTTCAGCATTGGCAACACAAAATTCTGATTTTCAGGCGCAATTACCGCCGGAAGCCTTAACTTCCTATGCTGGTTTGGCCTTGGGAATGTATAAATCTGCACGAAGTTTCACAGGAAATAGACGTACTCAATATCTCAAAGAAGCGATCAAATTGCGACAAACTGTTCTTCAGCAAGATCCATTAAATTTCCAAGCTGAGAAACTAGGGAATAATTGGTTGTGGACAGAAAGGACTATAGCAGATTGGCGATCGCTACTGCGACAAGAGGAAATCACTGAAAATTAG
- a CDS encoding DUF2809 domain-containing protein yields MLKFNQKYFYWTIILFIIEVCIAVFIDDGFIRPLIGDVLVVILIYCFIKSFWQIKSSTVALSVFAFACFIEVLQYFNFVNYLGWQKYKILAVALGSTFDWKDIIAYAIGTATILWLEHRKTIIN; encoded by the coding sequence ATGCTCAAATTCAACCAAAAATATTTTTATTGGACAATTATATTATTCATCATCGAGGTATGTATTGCTGTATTTATAGATGATGGTTTTATCCGTCCCCTGATTGGAGATGTTTTAGTAGTTATTCTGATTTATTGCTTTATCAAATCCTTTTGGCAAATCAAATCATCTACTGTAGCTTTATCAGTATTTGCCTTTGCTTGTTTTATCGAAGTTTTGCAATATTTTAACTTTGTGAATTATTTGGGATGGCAAAAGTATAAAATTCTAGCCGTGGCTTTAGGCAGTACATTTGACTGGAAAGATATAATTGCTTATGCCATAGGTACAGCAACTATCCTATGGCTAGAACATCGCAAAACCATCATCAACTAA